TGGTTTTGGGGTATCTGGAGTCGGAAGGGGTTTATGATGTCTCCATTTTAAACCGGAGCCTGGAAAAAGCCGAGGGGCTGGCCTCCATGGGGCTTGGCCGGGCCTATTCGCTGGATCGGCTGGAGGAGGTGCTGGCGGTCTCCGATGTGGTCATCGCCTCCGTTTCGGCCCCGGAGCCGATTCTCAAGAAGGAAAAAACGGCGGGATTGATGAGCCTTCGGAAACACCGGCCGATTTTTTTCATCGACCTGGGGGTCCCGCGCAATCTCGATCCCTCCATCCATTCGCTTCCCAATGTCTATTTATACAATATCGACGATCTTCAGGGGGTGGTCGATTCGAACCGGATGATCCGGTTGGCGGAAGCGGTGAAAGCGGAGGATCTGATTGAAAAAGAGGCTTCGCAATTTTATGAATCCGTGGTACGCCAGACGCCGACCATCGCCGCGCTGGGAAAGAAGTTCGACTATATCCGCCGGCGCGAGCTGGACTGCAGTTTAAGCCGTCTGGGCCATCTGTCGGAAGCGGACAGAAAGGCGATGGAAAAATGCACCGAGGCGATCATCGACAAAATTCTGCACGACCCGGTGCTGATATTGAAATCGGAGGATTCCATGCGCCGCGACAGCCGGGTCCACGAAATTTTAAAGAAGCTGTTTCGGTTGGATGACGAATGAGAGGAAGCGAACCATCGGGCTTTGCCCGTGGTTCGCGCGGGGTTTGGGGCCATTTGAGGCCCGAAATCCACGACGCGAGTCAAGCCTAAGCTTTGCTTAGGCGCGAAGCAAATTCGGAGTGAAACGGAGAATTTGCGGAGTAAAAATAGCATCGACCGGGCCGAAAGGGCCCCAAATTTAATGCCCCGTTATAAGTCTCTTCCGAAAACAAAGGCCAAAAAAACCGACGAATTTGTCTCGGCGGTCGATCATGCCGTCCGGTTTCTGGGGCAATACAAAAAAGTTGTCTTTCTCGCGATTGTTGCCGGATTGTTGGGGGGCTTGGGTTATCTGATGGTCGGACAAAAAAAGGAAGGCAATCTGTCCCGGCTGAACG
This genomic stretch from Deltaproteobacteria bacterium harbors:
- a CDS encoding glutamyl-tRNA reductase translates to MEHIVVGLNHKTAPVSLREKLAVTPSRLDAALKQLVSLEPVAEGLIVSTCNRMEVYAVARDASTCTREIKNFVADLNHLRLDSLEPCLYEYRELDAVRHVFRVAASLDSLVVGEAQISGQVKEAYQKALAARTTGLFLNRLMHRAFFVAKKIRTDTKISEKKVSIGSAAVELAKKIFGDLAKKKVALIGAGEIAELVLGYLESEGVYDVSILNRSLEKAEGLASMGLGRAYSLDRLEEVLAVSDVVIASVSAPEPILKKEKTAGLMSLRKHRPIFFIDLGVPRNLDPSIHSLPNVYLYNIDDLQGVVDSNRMIRLAEAVKAEDLIEKEASQFYESVVRQTPTIAALGKKFDYIRRRELDCSLSRLGHLSEADRKAMEKCTEAIIDKILHDPVLILKSEDSMRRDSRVHEILKKLFRLDDE